Part of the Citrobacter sp. Marseille-Q6884 genome, TGAAGTGACCCACCATCGTTTGCAGGCGGGTTTCCGCTTCGTGCTGCAGGTGTTCTTCAAAACGACGAACGTCAGCGGCAAAACGATGCAGGCTTAAGCTGGCCGAACCCGGAAGAACATGCAGCAGGTGAATGACACCTTTATCCTGCGCCAGAAATTCAGCATGACGAACAGCCTTGTCGCTCAGTTCCATTTCAAATACATCAACAGGCATTATGATTGTGTTGTACATAAGCATTCTCCTTGTCATTACATGAATATATAACAGCATATTATTAAATATGATTCTGCCAGTCATGGCACAGATTTATGATTTGCGAACAGAAGAAGAAAAAGCAGCAGTAAAACGAAGGCGGACGTCGAAGGATTTCATCGGAAAGAGGATGCGAAAGCATCCCCTGTAAGATAAAGCGCGTGGCTTTGATAAGACAGAGTTAGCGCAGGTAGTCGCCCGCCGCTTCGGGTTGATACTCAAGCGCAATGACTTCGAGGTGGGTTGATGCTCCGCCTGGCAGTTCCCAGTGGATAGTATCACCCACGCGCAGACCCAGAAGTGCAGCCCCAACGGGCGCCATGACCGAAAGCTGTGTATTGCTGTCCGTCATGTTGGCCGGATACACCAGAGTACGCACACGGATTTCGCCGTCACTCAGATTGCGAAACTTCACGCGGCTGTTCATGGTGACAACATCATGCGGCATGGTTTCAGGTGAACACATTTGAGCACGATCCAGCTCGGCGTTTAATGCGTCGGCAATCGGTAAACCAGCATACGCAGGTTGCTCCAACAGGCGGTCAATGCGTTCAGCATCGAGGTCGTTAATGATAATAGTTGGTCTGGACATTTATTACTCCATGTCGTCGATACTGCGGATGCGCAGGTAAATAATCCCAAAAGAAAACCCTCACCGTCAGGCGGCAAGGGTTTAGCTTTTATGATGATACTGAGACTTACCCCAGGTTTGAAGTGATTTAGTTCACATTCAGGCAAATCATCAATATTGTCGCGTATGGTGAGATTTTAGTCGAAAAACGTGATCGTTCTCCAATTTGCATTATGCTTTTTAAGCGCTCGCAGCTGGCGCGTCAATACAACTCAGTGTTCCGCTACAGGAGATCTCATGAGCCAGTACGACAAACTTACCTTGAAAGACGGCAGCTATTTGCATTTTAAAGACTGGGGGAGTGGGCAGCCCATTGTGTTCAGTCATGGTTGGCCGTTGACGGCAGATGCGTTTGAAGATCAGATGCTGTTCCTCGGGTCGAAAGGATTTCGTGTGATCGCCCATGACAGGCGTGGACATGGGCGATCGGCCCAACCCTGGGATGGCAACAATATGGATCAGTATGCTGATGATCTGGCCGAACTGACCGCACATCTCAATCTCAAAGATGCAGTTCATGTCGGGCACTCTACCGGCGGCGGCGAAGTGGCGCGCTATATTGGCCGCCATGGGACGCAACGGGTGGCAAAGGCAGTGTTAATTAGTGCGGTGACGCCCATCATGATCAAGACCGACTTTAACCCAAACGGCGTGCCAAAAGAGGTGTTCGACGGTATCCGTGAAGGTGTTGTGAACGATCGCGCCGCCTTTTTCTATGAACTGACCGCCGCATTCTATGGTTACAACCGTCCGGGCGCAAAAGAGTCGAAGGCCGTCCGGGAAAGCTTTGTTGAACAAGGTTTACAAGGTTCTATCAAAGCGTTGTATGACTGTATACACGCGTTTTCAGAAACCGATCTGCGTGGGGACCTTCAAAAGATGACCATCCCAACGCTGGTGATCCACGGTGATGACGATCAGATTGTCCCGTTTGAAACCTGCGGTAAGGTGGCGGCGGAAATCCTTCCGGACGCGCAGTTGAAAGTGTATACCGGTGGTTCTCATGGTATTTGCACGACCCATAAACAACAGATCAACGGCGATCTGCTGAGCTTTATCCAGTCGTAAGCGTTATGTTCACCTGAAACGTGAAGACGGCAGACCGACGCCAGATTTGGGCGTCGGTCGTGAGGTTTAATATCCTGACTTGTCGATAATAAACTGTTTACCGCAATTACCTGGATGCGGTTGCGGCAGGAATGACTGAGCGGATAATGCCTGGTTGATGGTGTCGGCTTTCAGGGAGAACTGAATTTCCGTCAGATAGGCGGGGTTGCTGTGGCAGCTTAATTTCACTGCTTTCACATTCTCTTTGCCCCACGATTTGGCAACCGCGGCGTCAAAAGCATTGCGGCTGACCGTTTTTCCGTAATTCTCCGCCAGAAATTTCCCCAATGCGCTGTTTTTGATATCGCTGTTCAGTCGCACCATCGTGCCGAAGTACGCGTCAGGATCAAACCCAAAGCAGGCACCGTGTTTGGCATATTCGTAACGCTCCAGACAGGATTTTCCGCCTGCGCCGGGCATAACGGCGCTCAGTTTCGCGGCGTTTTCCAGCGACAAACCGGTTTCGGGTGAAGCGCATTTGCGACTGGCCCGGGCTTCCGGCAGATTGGGAATAGGGCGTGTGGCGCAACCAAAACGCATCCAGCGACGATTGTCCACCCCGCGGGCGGCGATCGATTTAGGCAGGCTGGGCCACAGGCCATGCACGGTCAGGAAATCGGCTTTGTTTGCTGTCTCTTTTTGCAGGCGACATTCGTCGGGCTCCTGGCGGTTACGCTCGTGTTGACTCTGGCAGAAGCCCGTTTGCCAGGAGAGTGCCAGCACATAGCTGTCAAAATCACCGTACTGTTTTGCCTGAAGTTCGTCGGCCTGAGCAACCGAAAGGGGGAGCGCAAGCGCGACCAGTAATGTGGAATAACGCCATCTTGATGTCATGAT contains:
- the uspG gene encoding universal stress protein UspG; this translates as MYNTIIMPVDVFEMELSDKAVRHAEFLAQDKGVIHLLHVLPGSASLSLHRFAADVRRFEEHLQHEAETRLQTMVGHFSIDPSRIKQHVRFGSVRDVVNELGEELNADVVVIGSRNPSISTHLLGSNASSVVRHATLPVLVVR
- the rnk gene encoding nucleoside diphosphate kinase regulator, with translation MSRPTIIINDLDAERIDRLLEQPAYAGLPIADALNAELDRAQMCSPETMPHDVVTMNSRVKFRNLSDGEIRVRTLVYPANMTDSNTQLSVMAPVGAALLGLRVGDTIHWELPGGASTHLEVIALEYQPEAAGDYLR
- a CDS encoding alpha/beta fold hydrolase, translated to MSQYDKLTLKDGSYLHFKDWGSGQPIVFSHGWPLTADAFEDQMLFLGSKGFRVIAHDRRGHGRSAQPWDGNNMDQYADDLAELTAHLNLKDAVHVGHSTGGGEVARYIGRHGTQRVAKAVLISAVTPIMIKTDFNPNGVPKEVFDGIREGVVNDRAAFFYELTAAFYGYNRPGAKESKAVRESFVEQGLQGSIKALYDCIHAFSETDLRGDLQKMTIPTLVIHGDDDQIVPFETCGKVAAEILPDAQLKVYTGGSHGICTTHKQQINGDLLSFIQS
- the rna gene encoding ribonuclease I, with the protein product MTSRWRYSTLLVALALPLSVAQADELQAKQYGDFDSYVLALSWQTGFCQSQHERNRQEPDECRLQKETANKADFLTVHGLWPSLPKSIAARGVDNRRWMRFGCATRPIPNLPEARASRKCASPETGLSLENAAKLSAVMPGAGGKSCLERYEYAKHGACFGFDPDAYFGTMVRLNSDIKNSALGKFLAENYGKTVSRNAFDAAVAKSWGKENVKAVKLSCHSNPAYLTEIQFSLKADTINQALSAQSFLPQPHPGNCGKQFIIDKSGY